The proteins below are encoded in one region of Rhizophagus irregularis chromosome 13, complete sequence:
- a CDS encoding T-complex protein 1 subunit beta, with amino-acid sequence MSLAPVQIFKDEATEERAENARLSSFIGAIAIGDLVKSTLGPKGMDKILQSVTQGDIMVTNDGATILKNIALDNAAAKVLVNISKVQDDEVGDGTTSVCVLAAELLREAERLVNQKIHPQTIIEGYRIANAAAFKALEASAVDNGANPEIFRRDLINIARTTLSSKVLSQDKDYFANLAVDAVLRLKGSTNLEHIQIIKKVGGRLIDSYLDEGFILDKKIGVNQPKRIENAKILIANTPMDTDKIKIFGARVRVDATGKLAELERAERDKMKEKVEKIKSHGINCFVNRQLIYNWPEQLFADSSIVSIEHADFDGVERLALVTGGEIASTFDHPELVKLGHCDLIEETIIGEDKLIKFSGVAAGEACTIVLRGATNQLLDEAERSLHDALSVLSQTVKETRTVLGGGCSEMLMSKAVDEMAAKTAGKKAIAIESFAKALRQIPTILADNAGYDSADLVSRLRAAHNEGKSTYGLDMENNNIGDVREKGVTESFKLKQQILISASEAAEMILRVDDIIRCAPRKREGQ; translated from the exons ATG TCTTTAGCACCAGTACAAATTTTTAAGGATGAAGCAACGGAGGAACGCGCTGAGAACGCGCGTTTG tCTTCTTTCATTGGGGCGATCGCTATTGGTGACCTGGTAAAGAGTACATTGGGACCAAAGGGAATG gataaGATCTTACAATCGGTGACTCAAGGCGATATAATGGTAACGAATGATGGTGCCACAATACTCAAAAATATCGCTCTTGATAACGCAGCTGCTAAGGTTTTAGTTA atatatcTAAAGTTCAAGATGATGAGGTTGGCGACGGAACAACATCTGTTTGCGTTCTTGCAGCGGAGTTATTGCGCGAAGCTGAAAGGCTCGTAAACCAAAAAATCCACCCTCAAACTATTATTGAAGGTTATCGTATTGCTAATGCTGCAGCATTTAAGGCCTTAGAGGCATCCGCTGTTGATAACGG AGCGAATCCGGAAATTTTTCGCAGGGATTTAATTAACATTGCTCGAACTACTTTGAGCTCTAAAGTTTTATCGCaagataaagattattttgcTAATCTTGCTGTTGACGCTGTTTTAAGGCtcaaa GGCAGTACAAATCTTGAACACATTCAAATCATCAAAAAGGTTGGTGGTAGACTTATTGATTCCTATCTTGATGAAG GATTTATTCTGGACAAAAAAATCGGTGTAAACCAGCCAAAGAGGATTGAAAACgcaaaaattttgattgcaAATACAC cGATGGATACCGACAAGATTAAAATCTTTGGTGCGCGTGTTCGCGTTGATGCTACTGGCAAATTAGCAGAATTGGAAAGGGCTGAACGT gACAAAATGAAGGAAAAAGTTGAAAAGATCAAGTCGCATGGCATAAATTGTTTTGTCAATCGTCAATTAATCTATAATTGGCCCGAGCAACTATTTGCTGATTCTAGTATCGTGTCAATTGAGCATGCGGACTTTGATGGTGTTGAAAGATTAGCTTTAGTTACCG GCGGTGAAATTGCATCAACATTTGATCATCCCGAACTTGTAAAACTTGGTCATTGTGATCTTATTGAAGAAACTATTATTGGAGAAGACAAG ttgataaaattttccGGAGTAGCCGCCGGCGAAGCTTGTACGATTGTACTACGTGGAGCTACAAATCAATTGTTAGATGAAGCTGAACGATCGTTGCATGATGCATTGAGTGTGTTATCACAAACTGTAAAGGAAACACGTACAGTGCTAGGCGGAGGTTGTTCAGAAATGTTAATGTCTAAAGCAGTTGATGAAATGGCAGCAAAAACTGCTGGTAAGAAAGCTATTGCGATTGAATCTTTTGCAAAGGCTTTAAGACAA ATTCCTACTATTTTGGCTGATAATGCTGGTTATGATAGTGCAGATCTAGTTTCTAGACTGCGTGCTGCTCATAACGAGGGAAAGTCGACGTACGGCTTAG atatggAAAATAACAATATTGGAGATGTGCGTGAAAAAGGGGTCACTGAATCATTTAAGCTTAAgcaacaaattttaattagtgCATCAGAGGCTGCAGAAATGATTTTACGCGTAGATGATATTATTCGATGTGCGCCAAG GAAACGTGAAGGACAATGA